A window from Calditerrivibrio sp. encodes these proteins:
- a CDS encoding HD-GYP domain-containing protein, with amino-acid sequence MLKAIPIDSLKLGMTVLKCDKEWLKLPFFGKPLESDEFIKILKNYGVEKVFISVEENLTRPEIDTIKEVEHSIDQKDLKKYSATIEEVGHIQRMHKNSIEIVYEIMGDIRANKNIYYEDITIVVDNFLEECFKKPTLVASIARIKDSNDYEISHAMNVSILNMALARKMGFDIDQMKLAGVGGLLHDVGKVKIPEYILKKPAKLTEEEYQMIKKHPEYGYEMLKGRFPTPVLEAVLFHHEKSDGSGYPKGLKEMSIPKIAKITSVSDVYDAITSDKAYRNGKSAPQAIQEMLKNVGLHFNNLLIKMFIEILGGYPSGTVVLLDTGEIAVVFKENIKEPQYPLVIVVTDKEQKKCAPYLFDLNEYNLLTKKHYKTILTALDAKKYNIEPNDIIGEFVNNTSLEARYG; translated from the coding sequence ATGTTAAAAGCAATTCCAATTGACAGTTTAAAGTTGGGAATGACGGTCCTAAAATGTGATAAGGAATGGCTTAAACTACCTTTTTTTGGTAAGCCTTTGGAATCGGATGAATTTATTAAAATCCTGAAAAATTATGGTGTGGAAAAAGTATTCATTTCTGTTGAAGAGAATCTTACAAGACCAGAGATTGATACGATTAAAGAGGTGGAACATAGTATCGATCAAAAGGATCTTAAAAAATACTCAGCTACAATAGAAGAGGTGGGTCATATCCAGAGGATGCATAAAAATAGCATAGAAATTGTTTATGAGATTATGGGGGATATTAGAGCTAATAAAAATATTTATTATGAGGATATCACCATAGTTGTGGATAATTTTTTGGAGGAATGTTTTAAAAAACCTACTTTAGTTGCCAGTATTGCCCGGATAAAAGATAGCAATGATTACGAAATCAGTCATGCTATGAATGTATCCATTCTCAATATGGCTCTTGCCAGAAAAATGGGTTTTGATATAGATCAGATGAAATTAGCAGGTGTAGGGGGGCTGCTTCATGATGTGGGTAAAGTAAAGATACCGGAGTATATTCTCAAAAAGCCTGCTAAACTCACAGAGGAAGAGTACCAGATGATAAAGAAACACCCAGAGTATGGTTATGAGATGTTAAAGGGTAGGTTTCCAACCCCGGTACTTGAAGCTGTTTTGTTTCACCATGAGAAATCGGATGGTAGTGGTTACCCAAAAGGGCTTAAGGAGATGAGCATACCCAAGATTGCAAAAATTACTTCTGTTTCAGATGTCTATGATGCTATTACAAGTGATAAAGCATATAGAAATGGTAAATCTGCTCCTCAAGCTATACAGGAGATGCTGAAAAATGTAGGGCTACATTTCAATAACCTCCTAATCAAGATGTTTATCGAAATACTTGGTGGATATCCTTCAGGTACAGTTGTCCTTTTGGATACAGGTGAGATAGCGGTTGTTTTTAAGGAAAATATAAAAGAACCCCAGTACCCTCTGGTGATTGTGGTTACCGATAAGGAACAGAAAAAATGTGCCCCTTATCTTTTTGATCTTAACGAATATAATTTATTGACTAAAAAACATTATAAAACTATATTAACAGCTCTGGATGCGAAAAAATATAACATCGAGCCAAATGATATCATCGGTGAATTTGTTAACAATACCTCTTTGGAGGCAAGGTATGGATAG
- a CDS encoding ACT domain-containing protein, giving the protein MDRRFYALTFVSEDRPGIVAEVTKILYDNGFNIEDSSSTLLRGIFSMILVVSKNVDFSAKEIEKMFETLDYMTISAKRIDRNPVVVEGESFSISVYGADKAGIVYKVSKFLAEKGINIVDLQTKVAGKENKPIYIMIMEVVVPKSVSEVWIDDLKSITKDLGIDVNVKSIETFEF; this is encoded by the coding sequence ATGGATAGAAGATTTTATGCTCTTACATTTGTTTCGGAGGATAGACCTGGGATAGTAGCTGAGGTGACGAAGATACTATATGATAACGGTTTTAATATAGAGGATTCAAGTTCAACTCTTTTAAGGGGGATCTTTTCTATGATCCTCGTGGTTAGTAAAAATGTCGATTTTAGTGCAAAAGAGATAGAAAAGATGTTTGAAACTCTCGATTATATGACTATAAGTGCAAAAAGGATAGATAGAAACCCTGTAGTTGTAGAAGGGGAAAGCTTTTCTATTTCAGTTTATGGAGCTGATAAAGCGGGTATTGTGTATAAGGTGTCAAAGTTTCTGGCAGAAAAAGGTATTAATATTGTAGATCTTCAGACTAAGGTAGCAGGTAAGGAGAACAAGCCTATATATATAATGATCATGGAAGTAGTTGTACCAAAAAGTGTTTCTGAGGTCTGGATTGATGATCTAAAGTCTATTACTAAGGATTTAGGTATCGATGTAAATGTCAAATCGATAGAAACCTTCGAGTTTTGA